Within Sander lucioperca isolate FBNREF2018 chromosome 22, SLUC_FBN_1.2, whole genome shotgun sequence, the genomic segment CCATGAGTTTACGAGGTgcaattgaatgcaccattaagTCCCGTAGGTGTTGTTCTCCAACATCTCTGACTCCGGCAGTGGCAGTGGTGTCTCGAAAAATGCAGCTAGGCTACACtttgtctttagctgcagactgttgtacgtctcagtgttggaatcctttcAAGTGAATTACAGCCACACGTTAAACCGTTTAgctttcagcattttaaccgtgtttgagaaagctactagctaacggtaggctaacgttacctgctgccaagtttAATGGTAACTAGCGCCATGTGTAGTGCttcttctgttgcctgtaacgtccgtttcggagcaccAGAGGGCAGGGCAGGCATTttagtggcaccgaaatgagacACCGAATCTTGTCATTCGGttcggtagataccggtcgtttaggcaccgggGTTTCGGTACCCGACCCTAGTAACAATGAAACACATCTTCCATCCATCAGTCTGCAGCTCCATTTGCTGTCATCAAGTCACACACTGAAACTGCTTGTCAAACTAATCACCAAAGTATTGATCATAGAGCCTAACAAACGTTTGCAATATTTATTTCCGGTGTGAACCGTCTTTAACTCAAACAGTGTTTCTGTCTAGGGCTCTTACCAAaatcgcaaaaaaaaaagttttgtgcaGATTAAGGCACAAAATCAACTCCTCGTGATCACCTCCCTATAAGCTCTCATACATTCTGGTTTGTTTTCCGCACACATTTCAGCACAATGTTGCTCGGAATAAAACCTGTCCATATCACATTTTACTATTAGATCAGCAGCATCTCAATCAGTTTATAGATTAGATGAGTGAACTGCATCTTCCAAGACCTACTTATCCATCTTGGCCATCTCCTTGACCGCCTCCACTCCTCCTGGCAGCGGCTCCAGTTCTATGAAAAAGTCTTTGGACTCCCAGATACTGATGGCTTTGTCCTGGAGtaataaaaacaacacacacacacacacacacacacacacacacacacacacacacacacacacacacacacacacacacacacacacacacacacacacacacacacacacacacacacacacacacacacagctttatgTCAGTGTACATTGATAAAGTGTCCATGTGAGAATACATGTGCTCTGAAGGCGGAATCTTCAAAGGTCGACTTTTTAGCTAGACACTTGGTTGCCTAAAGGAACAAAAAAGCTGATATTTAAATGAGACGGCACTGTACAGCGTTCTTGAGTGTTTCAATTATGACAACGCAGGAActgagaaaaacacatttgtggTCTATTTCTTATTTTGTGCTCATGTTCAACATGGACCTCGTACCCCTGGCCTAGTTTCGCTTTTGAGACCTGTTTTATTTGCGTGATATAACACAAATTAGGACGGACATCCTAGTGtaaaatagggctgggcgatatggagaaaatcaaatatcccgatatttttgaccaaatacctcgatatcgatattgtagtgttgactattggtgctttcacaaaatatttacacaacgAGATTtatgataaataatcaccagtaatgtggatataatgaataagtgggtaaaggcaaataatggaACAGTTACAGCAGTCTggaaagttcagaaaatgacatcactttactgtaatgcagcctttaaaaccaggaaaagacaatacTTACgccatatcacgatatccaaaatctaagacgatatctagtctcatatcacaatatcgatataataaaatatacttTATTAAAATGAAAGCCTGAAATAGTCTGATGTGGATTTATTGGTTTAGTATTTGCTACCTCCAAAGTCTTTGagtaaatacatattttcaacagaaGAAACTATAAATACGAATGTGACATTCACACATTTAACTATGAAAATAACCTAAGTGGGTCTTATTAAAGTAGGAGAGCCTCTATTAGGCTCTTTATACTGGCCCAGGACTGAGTAGCGTGTGATACAAAATCAGCTTTAGGATTAAAATGCTTGAAAAAAGAACAACTTATGTTACTCATGTCTTTTACTGACTTATTCCAACATGTGTGCACTGTGCGTCTGCCCTGCCAAGTACCCAGGTAGTCCAGATGAAAAGATACTGTAGGCGAGGCCAGGGGGTTATAAAGGGAAGGGTCACAAAATAGATATGCATTTGGCTCACTGGATTCAAACCAATACAGACaaatatgtaaaaatgtaatggtTCAGTATAGCAGTAGTTTATTTATTGTATGGGATACAAATGTGTTCAAGACTCCTTATGCATTTTGTCATTTAAGATACTGGCTACTTTTCGAGGCTATCTGTCCACTCAGATATTGAATGAAATTcgtaaacaaaatgtaaaattgtAGTTCAACTGGTCAGCACTGTGCACTTGCATGTTGGGTAATATCAGGCTTCAACTGCAAACTCTGCAGTGAGAGTGAGTCCTTGGACACCTGTCATTCTGACACACTGATACAGTCTGTAAATAAATGCAATTAAATTCTGTttaaatgtaactttttaacTGGGGAACCAGCTCAAGGCCTCTGGCTCTGTGTCGGACTGCGAATGTGAATTTCTATAACATTATTAATAGCACACGTATGCGtgtcagtcacttacacacaggTCACTCCTCAGCTGCCCGTACTGCGTTGACACCCAAAACCCTCTCCTGTCGTCCAGGGTGATGTGGGGATCTTCCGGATATCGGGCCCGGTACTTCTTTAAGAAACCCCCCTCGAAGTCTGCCAAGACCCCGTCCATGTCAACCAGAACCCGCAGTCTCTTACCTGAAGGAGAGGAGGACGACATGTCTACGCAAATCCTCTTAAACGGATCACGGAGCAAAGTTTTCCCTCTTCCGAGTAGGCGTGTAGAACTGAACATGAATAGCATTGTTGACTCTTGACTGGCTGCTACTGCAGTAGCGTTCCCAATAACTGTCACTACCGTTAACCCTCTCCAAACGACGATGGAAAAACAGTTGATAAGTCCGCCGAAATGTTTTCTAAACGCGGTGGCAGTTAAACCTTGTCGTTTTTCAGCACTTAGCTAGCATTGCTTGTGTTATTTGCTTATTTTGTTTCACTGCCAGTGTAACTTTATCTTTATGGGCATCTCTCTCCTAGTCAACTGCATTTGAGCTAACGctcggtagctagctagctaactttagctggCAGGCTAGCCGCACAGCAACGGGCAGGTCAAATGTGACATTCCTTTGGCCACAGTGTAATGGGAGCTGTTAGCatcgtttgtctgtgtgtattaaCTGCTCGGGCAGCTATCCATAGCCTTTCTCAAACCCACAGCAGCTGAAACATCTGGCTGCTGGTGCTACCTGAGCAGAAACGAGTACTAATGTTGAGGCACCATGGAGAGAAAAAAGCTCGGCAGTGAGAACAAATTGTACAAGTCCTGCTTGCAGCAAAGATATTTTAGATGAATGCGATGGCTCACTCCTCCGTTGTTTTGTGTGAGAGCCATGTATAGGCAATTTGCAGTTATACAACTTTGCAAATTtgtaagaaagaaaacattttaccaccaccactattattattattattattattattattattattattataggtaCGCTACTTCTGCCTAAATGTCACAGTAGGCTAATATCTAATTCTGAGCGGATAAAGCAATATTTCTGAATGGAATGCTGCTGGAATGACTCGAGATGCAACAATTGTTTGTTCTGCAGTCTACAGTGACGATTTCGGGGATCCATCAGATGTACATAAAATGCATGACATTTGAAATGTTGCCAAAGTAAACGTTTACTTTTCTATATTTGAGTTgtggtattttttttcttcttcttttgctcATCTTGAATAATTGTAAACACGTTTTAGACATGTGCCACCAGTCAATATCACAGTAGACTTCAGATTTCATAATGGTGGTacagcaataaaacaaaaaaaaaaaatcagtattaTGCAGTAAGTTTTACCAAAGATAACCAAATTAAAATGAAGTTTATGAAGGTGATGAACCTAATAGGCTTCCATGTTGAAAGAGAGAATACATTGCAAAATGAGTAAGTGTGCTGTTAATGCTTATTAACTAGCTAATTTAAATGAGCTGTTCTCAGAGTAACAATTGTGCACTTGATGTATTTcatctgcaaaaaaataaaaaatacatgtaCAGCAGTCCAAGTCAAGATAATTTACAATAGTACCTGTAAACGTTGATGTCCAGTCTATATTCAGTGGATGCTTtaaagtcagtcagacaggtGCTCTTACAGCTTATAACATCTTTGCTGAAAACCCGGTAAAATTTTACGTCAGttcctgtatttatttatttttcattaaagGGAGAACTGGTGCTGCAGTCTTAAATAAACTGAGGTCCCTTAATTCGCAAGATAAGCACAATAAGTGACACACAATAAATtcctaaaaaatatataaaatgatagaaattatgATAATTATGAAATATAATACTTTCAGCAAACCGTGTGTCTGGCCCTTTAAGAATCCAATGGTCGGTTCGTAAATCTCGTTGCAGTCTGTTCTGTTTTATGATCTCGCGATAGTTTAACCTCTGTGGCGGCTGTGTGGCCCCCTGTCTTAGTCCGTACGGAGTTGTTTCTGACGTTTGAATGAAAAACAGTGCAAATTACCTCCACTTTGGACCCAGGAAATAATGGCTTCAGccttggagcagtttgtgaacaatgTGCGGCAGCTCTCCGCTCAAGGTAGGGTCGCTAAACTCATTAGAGTCGGAAGtattagctagttagctagcatATGCTATCCAATGCCGTGCCGATAGCTAGGCAGCCAAACTGGTTAGAGCCCTCTTTTTGCTTTATCATGTAAACACACCGTAAAAATGACTTTCTCTGGCTGCGAGAGTTGTGTAAAGTATCACCAGAAGATGCGTTAGTACACAGGGACGCCTATGATAACCACAAACTGGGTGGTTCCTCAAGCTAAATGTCAAAAtcatactttttgtttttcatctaGAAAATAATTTCCGATGACTACCTACCGGTAGTCCCGCCCTGGGCACGCGTGATTGGTTAGCGAACGGAATTAGCGAATATCATTGGTTTAAAGTCATCTGTCAATCCCGCTTGCATTACCTCTATTGCAAGGCCTTGACAGGACACTTGACCGGGCGATTTATATTGAAATACTCAGCCACAGCACGATGATTGTAAATACTGTTGTAAACCACGGTTGTTTTCTACCTTTCTAAAGAATAGCATCTTGACAgccataaacaaaacaaaaatgcaattCTATCATCAATCTGACcactaaaaaaaattaagaaaacgCCTCAGCATACTTGCGGAAAAACTTGCCCCCTTATCCTTTGtggattttattaatttaacgTCAACATTTACAATGATAgggaaatatatattataaaactTAGTTTTTTCTAGTTTTAAGTGCAGTTacatctgtgtgcatgtgtccctCTTGTGTGCCACAACATGTAATTAGACATTTGAAAGTTGACATTTAATGAGATTAAATTCCAGTTTAACAGCCTAATTCAgaggtcttcaacgtttttttacgCCAAGGACCCTTTTagctgaaaaagagacagagtagggaccccctactaaatatattgtatacaattgagttgcatattaaacatgGGCCcagatggatgaaaatgaatgtatattaatatattatttatacatatacatatgtttta encodes:
- the LOC116046890 gene encoding 5'(3')-deoxyribonucleotidase, mitochondrial codes for the protein MLFMFSSTRLLGRGKTLLRDPFKRICVDMSSSSPSGKRLRVLVDMDGVLADFEGGFLKKYRARYPEDPHITLDDRRGFWVSTQYGQLRSDLCDKAISIWESKDFFIELEPLPGGVEAVKEMAKMDNTDVFICTSPIQHYNHCPYEKYAWVEKHLGHDFLERVILTRDKTVITGDLLIDDKPDILGVEPQPTWEHILFTACHNKHLPLSPPQRRLLSWSDDWRAILDSKRQ